The DNA sequence GTTATGTTTTCAAGTATCTTACCTATCTGTCTTCCTCTAAATCCTAATTTTACAAGTATCTCACCATTAATTTTTAAATTGTCTTTAGAAATTAACTTGTTGCTTTTATATAGTTTTATAAATCTCTCATATATTTCATGCTTATTTTTTAATATTGCAACTGCTTTTATTATCTTTGAGGATTCATAATATCCAAAACTAAAATATGTTCTTTTAATAATCTCATCTTCATCTTGATTAATTAGTAAAGCTGAAAGTGTTATTGCCTTTTTTTTGTTGTCATTATCCAACTTTAATTTATTCATCTCAGAAAGTATCAAATCTTTATTTATAAGCAGTGAAAAGAATGAGGCTAACCTATAATCTTTTTCTATGTCAATAAACTGAGTATTCTTTATTTTGTTATAGATATGTTCATAATAAGTGGTTATCTTTTGACCTATCTTGGTTTTATTTAATAGGTCTAACCCAATCAATGCATTTTTGTCATTTATTATTTTCTTTAGCTCATCAACTATCCTTTCTCTCGAAATAAAATCAAGTAGATTGCATTTTTCTATTAATGCATTATATGTCCTTTCTTCAATACTAAAATTAAATTTTGTTGCAAATCTTATACACCTTAATATACGTAATGCATCTTCAATAAACCTCTCTTTAGGATCACCTACTGTTCTTATTATCTTTTTTTCAATATCCTTTTGCCCTTCAAAATAGTCTATTATACCTTCAGTGGGATTATATGCCATTGCATTTATGGTAAAATCACGTCTTTTTAAGTCTTCATAAAGGCTATTTATAAAGAGAACCTCTTTAGGCCTTCTAAAATTTATATATTCTCCTTCTGTCCTAAATGTAGTTACTTCTACTTTGTTTTTGTCAAATAGCACAGTTACTGTGCCATGTCTAATTCCAGTTTCAATTACTTTATCAAAAAGCTTTACAACCTCATCAGGTTTTGCGTTT is a window from the Caldicellulosiruptoraceae bacterium PP1 genome containing:
- a CDS encoding CCA tRNA nucleotidyltransferase — translated: MELILPDYVLYTLKNLNNNGYLAYLVGGCVRDYLMGIEPNDFDIATNAKPDEVVKLFDKVIETGIRHGTVTVLFDKNKVEVTTFRTEGEYINFRRPKEVLFINSLYEDLKRRDFTINAMAYNPTEGIIDYFEGQKDIEKKIIRTVGDPKERFIEDALRILRCIRFATKFNFSIEERTYNALIEKCNLLDFISRERIVDELKKIINDKNALIGLDLLNKTKIGQKITTYYEHIYNKIKNTQFIDIEKDYRLASFFSLLINKDLILSEMNKLKLDNDNKKKAITLSALLINQDEDEIIKRTYFSFGYYESSKIIKAVAILKNKHEIYERFIKLYKSNKLISKDNLKINGEILVKLGFRGRQIGKILENITDLILHEKLSNSEKEIIKYVNEKFKKGKK